One Cryptomeria japonica chromosome 9, Sugi_1.0, whole genome shotgun sequence genomic window carries:
- the LOC131073769 gene encoding uncharacterized protein LOC131073769, whose product MASLPLKPVVIEEPFQQWRLDFVGPVNPSSSEYHMYILTATNYFTKWVEAIPTKKATSTMVSQFLKENIVSRFGVPRKIVTNNASCFLAYEIIEFFYHGFTLSHSFDYYLQGNGQAESSNKNLVTIIKKLVDEKQRTWHKALLYELWVDRIMPKRETGVSPFQILYGMNVKIPITLELPSLKLAKAVNLRGSS is encoded by the coding sequence ATGGCTTCTTTACCTCTCAAGCCAGTAGTAATTGAAGAGCCTTTTCAGCAGTGGAGGTTGGATTTTGTTGGACCAGTGAATCCCTCATCCAGTGAATACCACATGTACATACTCACTGCAACaaattacttcaccaaatgggtggaggcaattcccACTAAGAAAGCTACTTCAACAATGGTTTCTCAGTTCTTGAAAGAAAACATtgtttcaaggtttggtgttcctcgtAAGATAGTTACTAATAATGCTTCTTGCTTTTTAGCTTATGAGATCATTGAATTTTTTTATCATGGTTTTACCCTTTCACATTCATTTGACTATTATCTGcagggaaatggtcaggctgaatcaagcaacaagaacttgGTTACCATTATCAAGAAGCTTGTTGATGAAAAACAAAggacttggcataaagctcttcTTTATGAGCTTTGGGTGGATCGTATCATGCCCAAGAGGGAAACTGGTGTgtctcctttccaaattttgtatgGAATGAATGTCAAGATTCCTATCACATTGGAACTTCCATCTCTGAAGCTTGCCAAggctgttaatcttagaggatccagttaa